One segment of Nocardioides sp. QY071 DNA contains the following:
- a CDS encoding TetR/AcrR family transcriptional regulator: MTTTRVPQEERTRAMRQRLMDATVELLVEKGFGGTTTTLVSERAGVSRGAQLHHFPTKNDLVVAAVGHLTAIRGSDLEAAAAKLPKGRGRTEAVVQMLGDHFASPVFTAALELWVAARTDPGLHEEVAPLEQHVGRETHRLTVELLGVDEAQPGARELVQATLDLVRGLGLANTLGDDARRRRRILTEWARTLDAALSKES; the protein is encoded by the coding sequence GTGACCACGACCCGCGTGCCGCAGGAGGAGCGCACCCGCGCCATGCGGCAGCGGCTGATGGACGCGACGGTCGAGCTGCTGGTCGAGAAGGGCTTCGGCGGTACGACGACCACGCTGGTCTCCGAGCGCGCCGGCGTCAGCCGCGGCGCGCAGCTGCACCACTTCCCGACCAAGAACGACCTGGTCGTCGCCGCGGTCGGCCACCTGACCGCGATCCGCGGGTCCGACCTCGAGGCCGCAGCGGCGAAGCTGCCGAAGGGCCGGGGACGCACCGAGGCGGTCGTGCAGATGCTCGGCGACCACTTCGCCTCGCCCGTCTTCACCGCGGCGCTCGAGCTGTGGGTCGCCGCCCGCACCGACCCGGGCCTGCACGAGGAGGTCGCGCCGCTCGAGCAGCACGTCGGGCGCGAGACCCACCGGCTGACGGTCGAGCTGCTCGGCGTCGACGAGGCGCAGCCCGGCGCCCGCGAGCTGGTGCAGGCGACCCTCGACCTGGTCCGTGGCCTCGGCCTCGCCAACACGCTCGGCGACGACGCCCGTCGTCGCCGCCGGATCCTCACCGAGTGGGCGCGCACGCTGGACGCGGCCCTGAGCAAGGAGAGCTGA